The Clostridium sp. DL-VIII DNA window TTCCCTGGTGGCGGCGGTCAGTCTTGTGATCTTGGATCTATAGGAGAGCATGAAGTTCTTGATGTTTATGAAAAAAATGAAATTGTTTATCATGTAGTTGAAAAGAAACCCATAAAAATACATAAGGTTAAATGTGTAATTGATTGGACTAGAAGATTAGACGGTATGCATCAACATTTAGGCCAGCATGTACTTTCTGGAGCTTTCTTTAATCTTTTTAATGCTAACACCTTTGCTATACATTTAGGTTCTGATATAAGTACTGTTGATATTTATGGTATTTTATCTGAAGAGCAGGTGCGCCAGGCTGAAAAGCTTGCAAATAAAATAATAGGTGATGCTTTAACTGTTGAATCTTTTATTCCTACTAAAAGTGAATTAAAGAAGTTAAGCTTAAGACGTGCCCTTCCAAATACTGAAGAAGATATTAGAATTGTCAAAATAGGTGATTTTGATATAAATGCCTGCTGTGGTCTTCACCCTGCATCAACTCAAGACTTAAGACTTATTAAAATAAAAAGATTTACAAAGCACAAAGAAGGAACTAGAATAGAATTTTTAGCTGGTGAACGTGCTGTTTCTGATTCCTTTAAAAAAGATGAGTTCCAGAATTCTATTTGCAAATACCTAAATTGTAATGAAGATGAGGCCATAAATGGTATTAAGAACTTAAATGAAAGCCTTCGTGCAGCCAATGAAATGAATAAAAGCCTCAATGCTTTATTAGCTAAATATCAAGTCAAAGAAATCCTTGAAAATGCTGCTAAAGTAAATGATATTAAACTTATAAAACAAATATTTGATGGAGAAAACTTAAAGTATGTAAGCAATCTTACTTCAAAACTTATTGAAAGCGAGAGAACCATAGCATTAATGGCTGTAAAATCCGATGACAAAGTTAATCTGCTCTTCGCTTGCTCTAAAGATATTAGTGAAATAAAAATGAATGAACTTTTAAAGGATTCTATATCTCTTATTGATGGTAAAGGCGGTGGAAGCCCATTCCAGGCTCAAGGTGCTGGTAAAAATAACTCAAATCTTGAAAGCGCGATGGATTACGCTTTCAATAAAATCTCACATTTCTTAGGCTAGATTATTCTATTTAAAATCATATATTAAAATAAAAGTAGTTACACCACGAGCTCCTTTTGCAAAATTCCAATTAATTTAAGTGAAACTCCATAGAGATTAGTATTTCTCTATGGTTTTCTTAATTATATAATATAATATTTTGAATATAAAACATTATATTATTCTATCAATACAGAATAAAGTTTCTATTTCTATATAAACTATATATGTATTTTTTAATTCTTATATAGATCTAGGGGTATTATAATGAAAATAATAATAAAAATAATTACATTTATTCTAGTCATGTTTATTGCCTTTATACCACCGTCTATTAGTAATGTTAGTAGATTTGCTTATTCGGCTATAAATAATAATAGAAAAATATATAACGTTGCAGTAGTAATTCATAGAGGTGATGACCCCTATATGATGAGACTTAAAGAAAGCTTAAAGAACATTCAGGGAAAACATAATGATATCAATTTTACATTTTACGATGCCAAAAATAATATAGCTATACAAAATGAAATAATAGACTCTGTTCTCAAAAAAAATTTTGATTTAATTATATTAAATTTAGCAAATAAAAAAGAAGACACTGTAGAAAGTATTATTTCTAATGTTAAGAAAGAAAATATTCCAGTAATTATTATGAATATTCCGCAAGATACAGTAAAAAAAGTCTCCCCATTATATAGTAAAGCAGCTTTTGTACTACCAGATTCCAAAAAAGCTGGCAGTACCCAGGGAAAAATTATTGTTGACTTATGGAATAGCAATAGGAAAGCTTTAGATAAAAATGGTGATAACATACTACAATATGTTTTATTAAAAGGTGAAGTTGATGATCCACAAACAATTGATAGAAGTAAATATGTCATTTCCACACTTAATGATTCAGCAATAAAAACTGAGAGTCTAGGTATAATAGATGCTAATTGGACGAAAGAACTAGCTAAAGATTCCTTTGAACAATTATTTCTCAAGTATAATAGGACTATTGAAGCAATAATATCCAATAATGATGCTATGGCTATAGGTGCTATTGAAGCACTGCAAAAATATGGATATAACAAAGGCGATCAATCTAAACATATATCGGTATTTGGAATAGACGGACTGCCAGAAGCTATCAATTTAATTGATAAAGGTATTATGACTGGGACTGTCATTCAAAATCAAGATATTGCTGCTGAAATGTTTTATACTATTGGAATGAACTTAATTAATGATTTAAATCCTGTAGAAAATACAAATTACAAGGTTATCGGTAGCGAAATTATAATCCCATATTCTTATGCTATATATACAGGTAAACCATAATTTTTATCAGTAGTTTATGATTTACCTGATCTGCATATTTACTTTAGCTTTATTTAATAATTTTAAATTCGTAGCCTTTCTGCTTTAAATATTCTATTATTGCAGGTAAAGCTTTTGCAGTTTCTTCTTTTCCATAAGTATCATGCATTAATATTAACGCCTTTTCTCTATTTCCTATGGTTTTTATAGCTTCCTGAGTAAGCTGAGCTGCATTTTTACGTCCCCCATCTTCTGCATCCCCTGATAATGCATTCCAATCAATTTGATGCCAGTCTTTCTCATGCAAAGCTTTATCCACAGCCTCCGCTCCTTTTGGATCTGTCTTACTCCAGGTCATCTGTCCTCCTGGGAATCTTATGGCTCTTGTGGAAAAATCTTGTCCTAAAACATTTTTTAAGGCTTTATCTGTTTTATCAAAATCTGACATACAATTTGCCAAGTTTATCTTTCCATTTGGAAATAAATAATTATAATCATGTGTATAAGAATGAATACCTACTGCATTACCTTCTGCTACTTCTCTTTTAACCAGATCCTTACTAGCATCATCTTTGTCCACATATTTTCCTATTAAAAAAAAGGTTGCATTTACATTTTCAGATTTAAGGATATCCAATATTTGTGGTGTCACTGTTTCTGATGGTCCATCATCAAAGGTTAGGTAAGCAACTTTTTTACCATCTGCTCCGTCTGGCGTTTGCCCTTTTACCTGCTGCTCTATATATTTCTCTAAATACGCAACATTTTCCACATTACTATCACTTTCTTTATCTATTGAATTATCATCACTGTCTTTAGCAGAGTCCTTATCCTGGCTTTGTACTGCATTATCTGTAATGGCTTGTACACTTTGCTTACTTGTTGAAAATCTTTGTGCAACTACTAAACCTCCTGTAATAACTAACAATGCAACTACAATAAATAGTATACTCATTCTTGCTTTCTTAATATTACTTTTCCTATTTACTTTGTTCTTATGATTAAGCTTCATTTCTTTACCTCGTTATATATTTATTAATTTGTTAATTAAATTTATGATGTCCACTATTAAAATAAGGTGTTTACTCAAGCTATAACTCAAAATTAATCTATTAACATTAATATATATGCATATTATCTAGTCAACTTGTTATTTTATTTCATATGCCCTATTACATAAATGACAAGTTAACTAGATAATAAAAGCTTTTTAGACTTTAAAAATAAATACTATATAAAACATACTGATTTATTATTTTTTCGATGGTGCCTTAATTCTTATACTTTTTTATAGTTGATGCTTAAATTGGCTATTATATAGTTCTGTATAAATTCCACCTTTATTTACGAGCTCATCATGATTTCCTCTTTCAACAATTTTACCGTTCTTCATAACAAGTATTAAATCTGCATCTCGTATAGTTGAAAGCCTATGAGCAATTACAAAACTTGTACGTCCCTTCATCATTGAAAGAAAAGCATTCTGTATCTTAATTTCTGTTCTTGTATCTACGTTACTTGTTGCTTCATCTAATATAAGCATAGGAGGATCTATGAGCATAACCCTTGCTATAGTTAGAAGCTGCTTCTGACCTTCTGAAAGATTACCTCCTGATTCAGTTATCATTGTGTCATAGCCATCAGGAAGTCTCTTTATGAAGCTATGGATATACGCTGCCTTGGCAGCACTTTCAACCTCATTTAAAGTGGCATTTGGTTTGCCATAGGCTATATTTTCTCTTATAGTTCCTTCAAAAAGCCAGGTATCCTGAAGAACCATACCAAATTGACTTCTAAGACTATCTCTTGTAAAACTATTTATTTCTCTGCCATCTATGGTGATTTTTCCTTTATTCAATTCATAAAATCTCATAAGAAGATTTACCATAGTAGTTTTTCCTGCCCCAGTAGGACCTACAATAGCTACAGTACTTCCCTTTTTTATATCAACACTAAAATCTTCTATAAGGGGCACTTTTTCATCATAAGCAAAGGATACATTTTCAAACTTAACATTTCCCTCACTAGTCTTTATATTTTCAGCTTCTTTAGAATCTGCTTTTTCTGGTATTTCATCTAAAATAGAAAACACCCTTTCACAAGAAGCAAGTGCAGCTTGAAGCTGAGTAGCTACACTGGTTATATTATTTATAGGCTGTGAAAATTGTGTTGAGTACGTTAAAAAGCTCGAAATTACACCAACACTTAATCCACTTAAAACAGAAAGTACCCCTCCGATTAAACCAATTAAAATATATGTAATATTATTTACAAAACGTGTCGCTGGATTTGTGAGAGAGGAATAAAACTGTGCTAGCTGTCCACATGTATAAAGTCTTTTATTAATTCCAGAGAAATTCTCCTCTGCTCTCTCTTCATATCCAAAAAGTCTTACTACCTTTTGGTTCCCTACTATTTCTTCTGTATATCCATTTAATTCTCCAAGAGTTTTTTGCTGTTCCTTAAACATTTTATTAGACCTTCTTGTAATAAAAGAAGCAATAATAAAACATGGAGGAGTCATTAACACTATTACAACCGTTAATTTAAAGCTTAAACTTATCATTAGAACAATTGAACTTACTATTGTTATTATTCCTGGATAAAATTGAGTTATTCCTTGAAATAATCCATCTGAAATATTATCCATATCATTTGTCAGCCTGCTTATAATATCTCCATGAGGATTTCTGTCAAAATACTTTAAAGGCAGACTGCTTATTTTATCTAAAGCTTTATTTCTAAGATCTTTTACAGTATTATAAGCTACTATATTAGCAACTGTGGTGAAAAGCCAGGTAAATATCGCACTTACTATATAAATTACACCAAGGACTATAATCGTATTAATTAAACCATCAAAATCTACTCTTCCTTTAGCAATTATCTTATCAATGGCCTTTCCAACTATTAATGGCATAAAAGCAATGAGCACATTACTTATAAGAGCAAATATTAAAGCTATAAACATATAACCTTTATATTTTGAAACATAACTTAATAATCTAGAAAATGTACTTTTTTTCATTTACATAGCCTCCTTTGTAATTTGAGAGCTACATATTTCCTTATAAACATCTGACTCTTTAAGTAATTCTTCATGATTCCCTACTCCTACGAGTTTTCCATCATCTAATACAATTATTAAATCTGCATCTTTTATAGTGCTTATTCTTTGAGTAACCATAATTACAGTTGTTCCATTAGAATTTTCCTTAAGAGCTTTTCTAAGAGCTGCATCTGTAGCATAATCAAGAGCACTTAAGCTATCATCCATAATTAATATTTCTGGTTTTTTTACTAAAGCTCTTGCTATAGTAAGTCTTTGTTTCTGCCCTCCAGAAAAATTCACGCCTCCTTGAGAAATGTAGGTATCATACTTTTCAGGCATTTTTTCTATAAAATCTTTCGCCATTCCAATTTCAGCTGCTTTTTTTACTTCATCCATTGTGGCATTTTGAGCTCCCCATTTTATGTTATCTGACACACTACCTGAAAATAAAACAGCCTTCTGAGGCACAAAACCTATATTATTATCAAGCTCATTTTTCTTATAATCCCTCACATTAATTCCGTTTATTAATATATCACCTTTGCTGGTATCATATAATCTAGGAATTAAATTAACCAAAGTAGTTTTTCCTGAACCTGTACCTCCTATAATTCCAACCATCTGTCCTCTTTTTATTTCAAATGTTATATCACTTACGGCATCCTCTTTAGAACCTTTATAAGAAAAGGATACTTTGTCAAACTTAAGTATTGGAATCGTATCATCACATTCTTTATTGAAACTTTTATTTCCATTATACTTAATGCTTGCTTCTGTATTAAACACTTCATTCACACGTGCTGCACTGGCTGCTGCTTTGGTAAAGGTAACTATAAGAGAAGCAAGTACTATAAGTGCTGATAAAACCATGTTTATATAGTTTATATAAGCAATGACTTTTCCTGTGGTCATCGCTCCTGAATCTACTCTTATTCCTCCAAACCAAATTACTGCCATAAGTGCAAAATTCATTATTATACTTGTAACAGGATTCATTAAGGCAGATATTTTTCCAACCTTGATTGCAGTACCTGCAAGTTCTTCATTGGATTCTTTAAACCTTATTCTTTCACCCTCTACTCTTGAAAAGGCTCTTATAACTCTTACTCCAGATAAATTTTCTCTTAATATAAGAGCTAATTTATCAAGTCTTTTTTGAACTACTTTATAAAGTGGAAGTGATTTACTCATAATAAGATATATTGCAAAAATAAAAAATGGAATTGATAAATACATTATTAAAGATAATTTAACATCAAGTAACATTGCCATTATAATTCCACCAATACAAAGAAATGGTACTCTTATGGCAAGTCTTATGAACATTGCAAGACCTAATTGAAGTTGATTTACATCATTGGTTACACGATTAATAAGAGATGATGTTCCAAAATCATCAATTTCATTATAAGAAAATGTACCTATTTTCTTAAATATAGCATTTCTAAGAGCTGTTCCAAATCCTTGAGCAGCAATAGATGCGAAATATTGACAGGTAAAAGATGATAATACTCCGCAGACTGCCATTAAAAGCATTATAATTCCTATTCTAATTATGTAGTTAATATCCTTCGTTCCTATGCCTTTATCTGTTATAAGCACCATTATGGTAGGTATTGATATTTCAAAAACAGCCTCTAGCAATTTAAATATAGGTCCTAATATAACTTGTTTTTTATACGGCTTTATGAATTTTAATAAGTTATTCAAAATTTATCCCCCGATCTTCGACATATAGATAAACAATATATAACCTAGACTTATGCGATAACTTACCGAAATACAATACATTTGTCTTCCGCAGGACTAGTGAAATTTTCGCTGGAAGGTTCTAAATATAAGCTTGTCGCCATTTCAGCGTGTTCCAAATATAAAATTTTGACAAGCTATAAATGGAACAAGCCGTAGAGGAAACTCGACTCACATTCGTTCGCTGAGTAAGCGATTCACACCAAATCATAGATTTGGGCTCTCTGCTTAAGAACCTTCATCAGCTCAATTTCACATGCCTACTCCAGAAAAATGTATTGTATTTATAGTGTAATGTTACGATTATAATTTCTCAATAATGCATATATATTACATTTATAAGTTAAATTCTTAAATTAGATATCTATATATTGAATATTCCTCAAATTTACTTTATTATTATATCAAAAACAGACACATATAAAAAATACATAATATATATGGCTATCATACATTTTTTATATGGGAGAAGGTGAAAAAAATAGATATTAAGCAATTAAAATATTTCTATGTTATCGCAGAAGAAGGACAAATAACGAATGCTGCAAAAAGGCTTCACATTGCCCAACCTCCATTAAGTTATCAACTGAAAAATCTAGAAAATGAACTAGGAGTACAACTAGTTGAAAGAGGCAGCCGTAATATAAAATTGACAGATGCAGGACTTATTCTTTATAAACGTGCTAAACAAATACTATCCCTGACAAAATCTACTGAAGATGAATTAAAGGATTTTAAACATGGGGTAAACGGAACCTTATCCATAGGAACTGTATCTTCATCTGGAGCTTCACTTTTAGACAGCAGAATGAGTATATTTCACGAAAAATATCCCTTCATAAATTTTGAAATTCATGAAGGGAATACTTACGAACTCTTAGAAGCATTAAATAATGGCATAATTGAAATTGCAATAGTAAGAACTCCTTTTAATGCTTCTGGAATAAACTCAATTTTTCTTCCAAAAGAGCCTATGGTTGCAGCAATGGTAAAGAAACTTAATTGGACAGATAATAATATTATTGCTACTACAGAATTAAATAATAAACCATTAATCTTTTATAGGAGATTTGAAGGCCTAATATTCAAGGTATGTCAAGCTTCTAATTTTGAGCCTGCTATATTTTGCAAAAATGATGATGCAAGAACCTCTTTACTTTGGGCTAATGCTGGACTTGGGATTGCTATAGTTCCAAAATCTTCAATAAAATTAATAGGTTCTTCAAACTTAATTTTTAAGGAAATTGATAATGCAGAACTGTCAACTCAAATAGCTATAATATGGTCTAAAACAGGTTATCTTTCTTCTGCCGGGAAAAACTTTTTGAATCTTTTTAAAGATAAATAAGATCATAATAAAAGACTGCTATATTTTCTTCATAGCAGTCTTTTAACATTATCTATATTATAATTCTAATAATAGTTTAAACTAAGATTTATTAATAAAACAATATTTATTCTTTAATTTAGAGCATATAAAAAATCACATTTACTACATAACATCTCCATATAGCTTTATAATGGCTAGTATTCAATACTAATATTCTTTTATTCGTTAGGTGGCTGCGCTTTTAGTATTTGCTCAACTTCTTCATCAGTAAGATCGTAATTCAAAAATTTCTTAAAGAAGCTTTTTGTCTCAGCAGATATATCTAAATCTTTAAATTTATCAGGATAAATTGTTTTGGCAGCCCATTGAATCTGAAGAGCTTCTTCACAACTGTAACGATCCCATAAATATGCTCCTGCTGGATTTTGATATACCTTTCCATTTTTGACTGCTGATACTTTCTGCCAGTTTGGATCATTAACCATGTTATCTAAAAGATTTACTTTACCATTAGACCCGTCACCACCAAGTATAATTATATCAGGATTCCACTCCATTACCTGCTCTAAAGATACTTCTTTCATAGTACCATTAATTTCCTTTGCTGCGTTTATTCCCCCAGCAGATTCAATCCAGTCATTAATAATAGAATTTCCTCCATCAACTGCAATTGGAGATAGAGATTCTACATGGAGAATTTTAGGTTTTTCATTATCCGGTACATCTGAAGTGACATCTTTAATTATTTTTATTTTGTCATCTAAGTATTTATTATATTCAGCTGCACGTTTTTCAGCATCTCCACCTAAAACCTCTCCTGTTAGAGTCACACACTTTTTCATTGAATCAAAATCAGTGAAATTTAATTGGACTGTTGGAATACCTAAGCTTGAAATTTTATCAACGCTTTTATCAGCTGCTTGTACAAATACTACATCTGGCTTATTATTCATTAAATCCTCTGTATTAAAATTTGCCCCAAAGGTACTGACTGCGCTATTCATATTTGGAGTAACCTTATAAATCCATGGAGTAGCTACCTTAGTAAGAGAGGTTGCTACCACCTTATCACCAACACCTAATACAGATAAAACTTCATTATGAGCTTTCCAAGAATCAGCAATTTTATTTATAGTTGTAGGCACTTCAACTTTTGCACCTGAAGCATCCGTAATGCTTTTCGTTTTTTGAGAATCTTGTGCTTTAGAATTCTGCTCCGAAGATGTAGTTCCTTGACTTGAATTACATCCAGTAAATGCTGCTGCAAAAAAAATACATAAAGTTACTGCTATTAATTTTTTCATTATTGTTCTCCTTCTTTCTTATTACTAGTTTAAAACGTATAATCGAATATACCTTATATTGAATTTTTTCTTGCTTTTAACAATATACTTAAAAAAAATGGTGCCCCTATTAATGAAGTTAAAATTCCAAGAGGTATTTCCATTGGAAATATGGTTCTTGAGATATCATCAATCAAGAGTAGATAACTCGCTCCAATTATTACACAATTTGGTATAAGCGTTTTATAATTTGGTCCAACAATAAGCCTGGTTACATGAGGAATAACTAGTCCTACCCATCCGACCATTCCAGCCATGGCAACTGAAGATGCTGTCAATAAAGTAGAGCAGAATATTAAAATAACCCTCATTCTATCTACATTTATTCCTAAGGATTTTGCTTCTTCATCACCAAAGGCAAGAATATTTAATTTCCACCTCAGTAATAAAATTGGTATTATTCCTATAATAAATGAAGCTAGTAACAAATAAATTTCATTTGCTGTTATATTAGAAATCCCACCCATAAGCCAGAACGTTATAGCTGGCAGTTTACTATCTGGATCAGCTACATATTTTATCAGTGAAATAAGAGATTGAAATAGAGATGAAATTACTATTCCTGTAAGCACTAATATTAATGTCGTGCTATTACCGCGGCCAATGATCTTACTTATTATGTAAGTTGCAAAAACTGCTCCCATCCCAAAAACAAACGCTAAAAATTCTACTCCTGACATATTGAAGGATAATAAAAGAGCAATAGCTGCCCCAAAACCAGCGCCTGCTGAAGCACCTAATATATCAGAAGAAACCATAGGATTCTTAAATAGACATTGATAGGATGCTCCTGAAACTGAGAGGGATGCGCCAATTATTAAAGCTGCCATAATTCGTGGTAATCTTATTTGGAATATTACAGATTCAATATTATCGGACCAAGTTTTAGGAATTCCTGTTATCTTTGCATAGAATATGTAAATAAGTTCTTTAGGTGTAACAGAATACCTTCCAACTGAAAATGAAATTAGAAATATAAATAACAGTATTAAAATTAATATTATCTGTATTGGTATTCTTTTAGCTTTTTTTAGAGTCACCTGGTTTGTTTCCTTCATTAAACAATAATCTCCTTCTATAAATATTAGAAAAATAAATAATAGCTCTAGAGATGCCATTAATATTTTTCTCAGCTAATCATTGGTACACAAGTTTTTATCTTAGCTCCCTTTAAATCACTAGTAGTAATGATTTTAACATTTATACCATATGCTTTTTTGAGCTTTTCTTCTGTAACTACTTCGTCCACATTTCCTACTGTGAACTCACTATTTCTCTGAATTAATGCAACCTTTGTCGAACATAAAAAGGCGTGATTCGGAAAATGTGATGTCATGATAACTGCTAGGCCATTTTTAGAAAGCTCATTTATCCTCTCCAGAACCCTAATTTGATTTCCAAAATCTAAATTGGACGTTGGCTCATCCATTATCAATATTTTAGGTTGCTGCGTAAGAGCTCTGGCAATTAAAACCATCTGCCTTTCTCCTCCACTTATTTCTGTATAAATTTTATCCTTTAGATACGATATTTTTAAAGAGTCTATAGCTTTTTCTGCAATATCTATGTCTTGCTGACTTGGAGAAGAAAACATAGACATATGTGGACTTCTTCCCATTAAAACCACATCAAAAACTTTAAATGGAAAAGGCGGGGTATGGGCTTGAGGCACATAACCAATAGTTCGGGCCAACTTGTTTCTAGTCCAGTCACTTATGTTTTCTCCATCTAGAAGTATTTCTCCACCCTGCAGTTTCAAAAAGCCTAATATGCTCTTAAAAAAAGTTGTCTTTCCTACACCATTAGCTCCTAATAAACATAATATTTCTCCAGAGCTTATGCTTATAGATATATCTTTGACTATAATATTTGTGCCATAACCACAAAACGCATTCTTAACCTCTAATTTCATCTTATACCACCTTTCCTTTATGAATTCATACTTCAATTAACTTCTTCATATTAAATAATTACTTCTAACTTCTTTTCTATATACAACAATAAAAAAACACAACAGCAGTAGTGATTATTATAATCATTACTAGAGAAATCATTTCTTCGCTGTTGCGTCATTGCTATCAAATGTATTTATTACTCTTTTTGCTACAATATTACTATGCTTTCTTCCTTATCCAAATAAATACATTACTACCATATTAAATTGTTTTATTACATATTAATTTATCACACCTATTATTATTTGTCTATATTTATCAAAATCTTTCTACTAAACATATTATTATTATATATATTGATGTTAAATTTTATATTTTGTTATCTTTTATTATGTTTAGTCATTATTTTATTACATTAATCATCAACTCTAAACCAATTCAAAATAAATAAGGTTATGTATTTAATCTTATTATCTTAAATACATAACCTTCATTTAGTTCTAATCAAATAAATTCTGAACTACTATTTTATATTGACTACATCATAGCCTTCTTCTTCAATTGCATTTTTTAATTCGTCGTCACTATTTTCAGTTTCAACTATTGCCCACTTATTCTCAAGACTTACTTCTACTGATGTCACTTTATCTAAATTTTCTAAACCTTCCTTTACATGAGCAACACAATGTTCACAACTCATTCCTTCAATTAATATTTTCTTTTTCATTTTTTCACCTCCTCCCCTTACTCCAGTTTACAGTTGCTGTTAAAATTAAATTTTATAGCTTAACATTCATCATGCGCATTAAAAATGTTATAGTTCATAATTAGTATCTAAAACTGATAACTATCAACCGTTAACTGTAAAATGTCTTAGTCTTAGTGCATTTGTAAGTACTGATACTGAACTAAAACTCATTGCTGCTGCTGCTATCATTGGATTTAATAGTGGTCCTCCAAAGATATGTAGAATGCCCATAGCAACAGGGATTCCTAGTACATTGTATCCAAATGCCCAAAATAAATTTTGCTTTATATTTTTAATGGTTGCTTTGCTTAATTTAATAGCAGTTATAACATCCATTAAATCGCTTTTCATAAGAACTACATCAGCAGATTCTATTGCAACGTCAGTTCCTGATCCTATTGCAATACCAACGTCTGCTTGTGCTAAGGCTGGTGCATCATTAATTCCATCTCCAACCATTGCTACCTTTACATCTCCCTGTTGAAGTTTTTTAACTTCATTTGCTTTATCTTCTGGTAATACTTCAGCTAAAACTATATCAATTCCAACTTGGCTGGCTATGGCATCTGCGGTTTTCTTATTATCTCCAGTAATCATCGCTACTTTTATTCCCATATTATGAAGAGCATTTATTGCATTTCTACTGCTTGGCTTCACAACATCTGCCACTGCAACTATTCCTTTTAGTGTTCCATCAATAGCTACATACATTGGTGTTTTTCCTTCGCTTGCTAATCTATCTGAATCTTTTATTAACTGACTAAGGTCTATATTTTTTTCTATCATTAATTTTTTATTTCCGAGCAATATATGTTTTCCTTCTATTTTTACTTCTATACCATGCCCAGGAATTGCATTAAATTCTTCAATATCTTTAAGGCTTAAGCTTCTATCTTCTGCTCCTCTGACTATTGCTTCTCCTAGTGGATGCTCTGATCCCTTTTCACTGCTTGCGGCTAAAACTAATATCTCATCTTCTGTAATATCACTTGTTATTATGTCTGTAACTACTGGCTTTCCTTCTGTTATAGTTCCAGTTTTATCAAACACTATAGTTTTTATTACATGAGTTGTTTCTAAAGCTTCTCCACCTTTTATTAGCACTCCATTTTCAGCACCTTTGCCAGTTCCAACCATTATTGCTGTTGGAGTAGCTAGACCTAATGCACATGGGCAGGCTATAACG harbors:
- a CDS encoding ABC transporter ATP-binding protein; the protein is MNNLLKFIKPYKKQVILGPIFKLLEAVFEISIPTIMVLITDKGIGTKDINYIIRIGIIMLLMAVCGVLSSFTCQYFASIAAQGFGTALRNAIFKKIGTFSYNEIDDFGTSSLINRVTNDVNQLQLGLAMFIRLAIRVPFLCIGGIIMAMLLDVKLSLIMYLSIPFFIFAIYLIMSKSLPLYKVVQKRLDKLALILRENLSGVRVIRAFSRVEGERIRFKESNEELAGTAIKVGKISALMNPVTSIIMNFALMAVIWFGGIRVDSGAMTTGKVIAYINYINMVLSALIVLASLIVTFTKAAASAARVNEVFNTEASIKYNGNKSFNKECDDTIPILKFDKVSFSYKGSKEDAVSDITFEIKRGQMVGIIGGTGSGKTTLVNLIPRLYDTSKGDILINGINVRDYKKNELDNNIGFVPQKAVLFSGSVSDNIKWGAQNATMDEVKKAAEIGMAKDFIEKMPEKYDTYISQGGVNFSGGQKQRLTIARALVKKPEILIMDDSLSALDYATDAALRKALKENSNGTTVIMVTQRISTIKDADLIIVLDDGKLVGVGNHEELLKESDVYKEICSSQITKEAM
- a CDS encoding LysR family transcriptional regulator, with translation MDIKQLKYFYVIAEEGQITNAAKRLHIAQPPLSYQLKNLENELGVQLVERGSRNIKLTDAGLILYKRAKQILSLTKSTEDELKDFKHGVNGTLSIGTVSSSGASLLDSRMSIFHEKYPFINFEIHEGNTYELLEALNNGIIEIAIVRTPFNASGINSIFLPKEPMVAAMVKKLNWTDNNIIATTELNNKPLIFYRRFEGLIFKVCQASNFEPAIFCKNDDARTSLLWANAGLGIAIVPKSSIKLIGSSNLIFKEIDNAELSTQIAIIWSKTGYLSSAGKNFLNLFKDK
- a CDS encoding ABC transporter substrate-binding protein codes for the protein MKKLIAVTLCIFFAAAFTGCNSSQGTTSSEQNSKAQDSQKTKSITDASGAKVEVPTTINKIADSWKAHNEVLSVLGVGDKVVATSLTKVATPWIYKVTPNMNSAVSTFGANFNTEDLMNNKPDVVFVQAADKSVDKISSLGIPTVQLNFTDFDSMKKCVTLTGEVLGGDAEKRAAEYNKYLDDKIKIIKDVTSDVPDNEKPKILHVESLSPIAVDGGNSIINDWIESAGGINAAKEINGTMKEVSLEQVMEWNPDIIILGGDGSNGKVNLLDNMVNDPNWQKVSAVKNGKVYQNPAGAYLWDRYSCEEALQIQWAAKTIYPDKFKDLDISAETKSFFKKFLNYDLTDEEVEQILKAQPPNE
- a CDS encoding iron ABC transporter permease, with the protein product MKETNQVTLKKAKRIPIQIILILILLFIFLISFSVGRYSVTPKELIYIFYAKITGIPKTWSDNIESVIFQIRLPRIMAALIIGASLSVSGASYQCLFKNPMVSSDILGASAGAGFGAAIALLLSFNMSGVEFLAFVFGMGAVFATYIISKIIGRGNSTTLILVLTGIVISSLFQSLISLIKYVADPDSKLPAITFWLMGGISNITANEIYLLLASFIIGIIPILLLRWKLNILAFGDEEAKSLGINVDRMRVILIFCSTLLTASSVAMAGMVGWVGLVIPHVTRLIVGPNYKTLIPNCVIIGASYLLLIDDISRTIFPMEIPLGILTSLIGAPFFLSILLKARKNSI
- a CDS encoding ABC transporter ATP-binding protein; this translates as MKLEVKNAFCGYGTNIIVKDISISISSGEILCLLGANGVGKTTFFKSILGFLKLQGGEILLDGENISDWTRNKLARTIGYVPQAHTPPFPFKVFDVVLMGRSPHMSMFSSPSQQDIDIAEKAIDSLKISYLKDKIYTEISGGERQMVLIARALTQQPKILIMDEPTSNLDFGNQIRVLERINELSKNGLAVIMTSHFPNHAFLCSTKVALIQRNSEFTVGNVDEVVTEEKLKKAYGINVKIITTSDLKGAKIKTCVPMIS
- a CDS encoding heavy-metal-associated domain-containing protein — encoded protein: MKKKILIEGMSCEHCVAHVKEGLENLDKVTSVEVSLENKWAIVETENSDDELKNAIEEEGYDVVNIK